In a single window of the Campylobacter fetus subsp. testudinum 03-427 genome:
- the lnt gene encoding apolipoprotein N-acyltransferase (Pfam match to PF00795.18 CN_hydrolase): MKLQSLAWVSFSKNLSTYFTLNFIRNGFEIAILISNFIFLSLLELKIFLYIGMILAIIGLYFLLKSTKQVWFWSGFFIGVFWFYWISFSLFYYGFWYLIPLGIVGIATIYAFLFLVSGYFSNLILRSIMLMALGYFYPFDFNWFNLELIFVDTIFKPQIWTLGAVLAAIICYIKFGFKVGFPILVIFLFLNLNSKTNPNLLPFNVELVNTNVPQSKKWERSLRSKFIDENLLLIDKAIEKNSSLIVFPESAFPLFLDHQPELLDVLKQKSNDIAIVVGALGYENNMSYNAAYVIQNENVQRLDKVVLVPFGEAIPLPEFFKNLINNIFFEGKKDFERAPSVSDYEVLGVKIRSAICYEASRDELYANSPKFMIAITNNGWFVPSIEPKLQQKLLKYYAFKHKTTIYHSVNGSKSEIITP, from the coding sequence ATGAAGTTACAATCTCTGGCATGGGTATCCTTTAGTAAAAATTTAAGTACATATTTTACCTTAAATTTTATAAGAAATGGCTTTGAAATAGCAATTTTAATATCGAATTTTATATTTCTATCTCTTTTAGAACTTAAAATTTTTTTATATATAGGAATGATTTTAGCCATTATCGGACTCTATTTTCTATTAAAATCAACTAAACAAGTATGGTTTTGGAGTGGATTTTTTATAGGAGTATTTTGGTTTTATTGGATAAGTTTTAGCCTTTTTTACTATGGATTTTGGTATCTTATCCCGCTTGGGATAGTTGGTATAGCTACTATTTATGCGTTTTTATTTTTAGTTAGTGGATATTTTTCAAATTTAATATTAAGATCTATTATGCTAATGGCTCTTGGGTATTTTTATCCGTTTGATTTTAACTGGTTTAATCTTGAATTGATATTTGTAGATACTATTTTTAAGCCACAAATTTGGACTCTTGGAGCAGTTTTAGCTGCCATTATATGTTATATCAAATTTGGATTTAAAGTAGGATTTCCTATCTTAGTTATCTTTCTTTTTTTAAATTTAAATAGCAAAACTAATCCAAATTTACTACCTTTTAATGTAGAATTAGTAAATACAAACGTCCCTCAAAGCAAGAAATGGGAGCGAAGTTTAAGATCTAAATTTATAGATGAAAATCTACTATTAATAGACAAAGCTATAGAAAAAAACAGTAGCTTGATCGTATTTCCAGAAAGCGCGTTTCCTCTATTTTTAGACCATCAACCTGAGCTATTAGATGTTTTAAAACAAAAATCAAATGATATAGCCATAGTAGTAGGAGCTTTAGGATATGAAAATAATATGTCCTATAATGCAGCTTACGTGATTCAAAACGAAAATGTACAAAGACTTGATAAAGTAGTTTTGGTGCCTTTTGGTGAGGCGATTCCGCTTCCTGAGTTTTTCAAAAATTTGATAAATAATATATTTTTTGAAGGCAAAAAAGACTTTGAAAGAGCCCCTAGCGTAAGCGATTATGAGGTATTAGGAGTGAAAATCAGAAGCGCGATATGCTATGAAGCTAGCAGAGACGAACTATATGCAAACTCTCCTAAATTTATGATAGCAATCACAAATAACGGTTGGTTTGTCCCATCAATAGAGCCAAAATTGCAGCAAAAACTACTAAAATACTATGCTTTTAAGCATAAAACTACTATATATCACAGCGTAAATGGTAGCAAAAGTGAAATCATAACGCCTTAA
- the yajC gene encoding preprotein translocase subunit YajC (Pfam match to PF02699.11 YajC), translated as MPEIVTSLLPLIVLFAIFYFLVIRPQQKQQKEHRNMLSNLQKGDKIVTNGGLFCEVVKPEDDFIKVKLNDEVIVRIDRNFVAKKIDKIEKSDA; from the coding sequence ATGCCAGAGATTGTAACTTCATTATTACCTCTAATTGTATTATTTGCAATTTTTTATTTTTTGGTTATAAGACCACAACAAAAGCAGCAAAAAGAGCATAGAAATATGCTATCAAATCTCCAAAAAGGCGATAAGATCGTTACAAATGGAGGTCTGTTTTGTGAGGTTGTAAAACCTGAGGATGATTTTATCAAAGTTAAGCTTAATGATGAGGTAATCGTAAGAATCGATCGCAACTTCGTAGCTAAAAAAATAGACAAAATCGAGAAAAGCGATGCTTAA
- the secD gene encoding protein-export membrane protein SecD (Pfam match to PF02355.12 SecD_SecF), translated as MLKGRVTYRLVIFILALIFGLGFSMPSFLQSEKGYKISLGLDLQGGLHMLLGVQTDEAITSKIKSIASSIRYFTNKNDILVENLKTDTDTVHLTILDSDEAKKIDEMLKSIKGLDIKKDGLNYRISLTAAEKIDTAKYAVDQAVETIRNRLDQFGLAEPTVAKQGDNQILVELPGIKTAADEQRAKDLIAKSAHLQLMALDEKRQDQANKMSEAEAYAYGDVLYPDVKNPKFKYLIKDIPVLDGNMLVDARVAFDNQTNSPIISFTLNAEGARIFGDFTGSNVGKRLAIVLDGKVYSAPVINERIGGGSGQISGGFSVEEAHDVAIALRSGALLAPVNMLEKRSIGPSLGQQSIDQSMVALAGGAILVVLFMVLIYGLAGVLANIALVVNILLLVAVMALFGATLTLPGMAGILLTIGMAVDANVIINERIRELLKAGQSVHVSIEKGYENAMSAIIDSNLTTLITSAALYAYGTGPVKGFAVTMSIGILASMLTAILGTHGMFEFLGKKIENNKNSMLWFGYKIRKVA; from the coding sequence ATGCTTAAAGGTAGAGTAACTTATAGACTAGTTATTTTTATCTTAGCGCTTATATTTGGGCTTGGCTTTTCTATGCCAAGCTTTTTACAGAGTGAAAAGGGATATAAAATAAGCTTAGGTCTTGACTTGCAAGGCGGCTTACATATGCTACTTGGCGTCCAAACAGATGAAGCCATTACTTCAAAAATAAAATCAATCGCTTCTAGTATCAGATATTTTACAAATAAAAACGATATCTTAGTAGAAAATTTAAAAACCGATACCGATACTGTTCATTTAACTATCTTAGATAGTGATGAAGCTAAAAAAATAGATGAGATGTTAAAAAGTATCAAAGGCTTAGATATTAAAAAAGATGGTTTAAATTATAGAATTTCTTTAACTGCAGCTGAAAAGATAGATACGGCTAAATACGCAGTAGATCAAGCTGTTGAAACTATAAGAAATAGACTAGACCAATTCGGTCTTGCCGAGCCTACTGTCGCAAAACAAGGTGATAATCAAATTTTAGTCGAGCTTCCGGGTATAAAAACCGCTGCTGATGAGCAAAGAGCTAAAGATCTCATAGCTAAATCAGCACATCTCCAGCTTATGGCTCTTGATGAAAAGAGGCAAGATCAAGCAAATAAAATGAGTGAAGCTGAAGCATACGCTTATGGAGACGTGCTTTATCCTGATGTAAAAAATCCTAAATTTAAATATCTTATAAAAGATATCCCGGTGCTTGATGGCAATATGCTAGTTGATGCAAGAGTTGCATTTGACAATCAGACAAACTCTCCTATCATAAGTTTTACTTTAAATGCAGAAGGTGCTAGAATATTTGGTGATTTTACCGGATCAAACGTTGGAAAACGTCTTGCTATAGTACTTGATGGAAAAGTTTATTCAGCTCCTGTTATAAATGAAAGAATAGGCGGAGGAAGCGGTCAGATAAGTGGTGGATTTAGCGTAGAAGAGGCTCATGACGTTGCCATAGCTCTTAGAAGCGGCGCACTTTTAGCTCCTGTTAATATGCTAGAAAAAAGAAGTATAGGTCCTAGCTTAGGACAACAAAGCATAGATCAAAGTATGGTAGCACTAGCTGGTGGAGCTATTTTGGTTGTTTTATTTATGGTGCTTATTTATGGGCTTGCTGGAGTTTTGGCAAATATAGCTTTGGTAGTAAATATCTTGCTTTTAGTGGCTGTGATGGCTCTTTTTGGAGCTACTTTGACTTTGCCGGGTATGGCTGGAATTTTGCTTACTATAGGTATGGCAGTAGATGCTAATGTTATCATAAATGAACGGATACGCGAACTTTTAAAAGCTGGGCAGAGCGTTCATGTCAGTATAGAAAAAGGTTACGAAAACGCTATGAGCGCGATAATCGATTCAAATTTAACCACGCTTATAACTTCAGCTGCTTTATATGCTTATGGAACAGGTCCTGTTAAAGGATTTGCCGTTACTATGAGTATAGGTATTTTGGCATCTATGCTAACTGCTATATTAGGAACTCATGGTATGTTTGAGTTTTTAGGTAAAAAGATAGAAAACAATAAAAATAGTATGCTGTGGTTCGGATATAAGATAAGGAAGGTAGCTTAA
- the secF gene encoding protein-export membrane protein SecF (Pfam matches to PF02355.12 SecD_SecF, and to PF07549.10 Sec_GG), with translation MQIFDNGRIYDFMGKRWIFFCFSFILFFGSIVLICTKGLNYGIDFSGGTLIQVKYEGKAPLDDIRDKLLANEVLKNANVTEFGSDDEITIRYSGSSDSLGSDPGSVVTSILEGTGKFEIRRVDVVGPKVGSELRQKGLMAIGVSLILILVYIGVRFEWRFALAAIISEIHDVVITIGAISLLSIDVNLDTLAAVLTVLGYSLNDTIIIFDRIRERVKESKFIKLNDVINESVSLTLSRTIMTSMTTLLAVLVLFFFGGDMINGFSIIMLIGIIIGTISSVFIASPMLGWFKFSVDHYRSHLTAKEVKRKEKEKIRAMYEKGTI, from the coding sequence ATGCAGATATTTGATAATGGTAGAATTTATGATTTTATGGGCAAGAGATGGATATTTTTTTGCTTTTCTTTTATACTATTTTTTGGTTCTATCGTACTTATTTGTACTAAAGGATTAAATTATGGAATTGATTTTTCTGGTGGTACTCTTATACAAGTAAAATACGAAGGAAAAGCACCTCTTGATGATATAAGAGATAAGCTTTTAGCAAATGAAGTTCTTAAAAATGCGAATGTAACGGAGTTTGGTTCAGATGATGAAATCACGATTAGATACTCAGGAAGTAGTGATAGTCTAGGAAGTGATCCAGGATCTGTAGTAACAAGTATCCTTGAGGGCACAGGTAAATTTGAGATAAGAAGAGTTGATGTCGTAGGTCCAAAAGTAGGTAGCGAACTTAGACAAAAAGGTTTAATGGCGATAGGGGTTTCACTTATTTTGATACTTGTTTATATCGGAGTGAGATTTGAGTGGAGATTTGCTTTGGCTGCTATTATCAGTGAAATTCATGACGTAGTAATAACTATAGGAGCTATAAGCTTGCTTAGTATAGACGTGAATTTAGATACGTTAGCTGCGGTATTAACGGTGCTTGGATACTCGCTAAATGATACTATTATTATATTTGATAGAATTAGAGAAAGAGTAAAAGAGAGTAAATTTATAAAACTAAACGACGTTATAAATGAGTCTGTTTCATTGACTCTATCAAGAACGATTATGACGTCGATGACTACATTATTAGCGGTTTTAGTGCTATTTTTCTTTGGTGGAGATATGATAAACGGATTTTCTATTATTATGCTTATAGGTATCATCATAGGTACTATTAGCTCGGTATTTATAGCTTCTCCTATGCTTGGCTGGTTTAAATTTAGTGTTGATCATTATAGATCTCACCTTACAGCTAAAGAGGTTAAAAGAAAAGAAAAAGAGAAAATTCGTGCTATGTATGAAAAAGGAACTATTTAA
- a CDS encoding putative membrane protein encodes MNWGKVIYTFFALMSLTTTAGFLYDKSEITLFIAASINLISTLLKIGVRNMLSAELFASSLVADLHLIPAFVLLVIGANEVIVYSLVIGGVIANIFSMFLLLTEASKIRDEF; translated from the coding sequence ATGAATTGGGGTAAGGTTATATACACGTTTTTTGCTCTTATGAGCTTGACCACGACTGCTGGATTTTTATATGATAAGAGTGAGATTACGTTATTTATAGCAGCTAGTATAAATTTGATTTCTACTTTGCTTAAAATAGGAGTTAGAAATATGCTCTCTGCTGAGCTATTTGCTAGCTCGCTTGTGGCTGATTTGCATTTAATTCCAGCTTTTGTGCTTTTAGTTATAGGAGCTAATGAAGTTATCGTGTATTCTTTAGTTATCGGAGGAGTCATAGCAAATATATTTTCTATGTTTTTACTTCTAACTGAAGCTAGTAAAATAAGAGATGAATTTTAA
- the leuS gene encoding leucyl-tRNA synthetase (Pfam matches to PF13603.2 tRNA-synt_1_2, and to PF00133.18 tRNA-synt_1, and to PF09334.7 tRNA-synt_1g), translated as MEYSAKNIEYKWQQIWKKDGYSEPKDDYSLPKKYILSMFPYPSGRLHMGHVRNYSIGDALSRYYRNRGYNVLQPIGFDSFGMPAENAAIKHKIHPKIWTYDNIDYMTKELDALGFSFSKKRLFATSDPLYTRWEQEFFIKMYEKGLVYRKSAVVNWCENDQTVLANEQVEDGKCWRCGHEVVQKEMPGYYLKITDYANELLECLKDLEGKWPNQVLTMQENWIGKSYGLEFEFKFDSASKVLLDGMEGFKVFTTRPDTIYGVSYAAIAPEHIVVKKLLEKNILDEQTSDKLKFILNQSPKQRQSSDKDGLSLGLNVIHPLTNELVPVWCANFVLAEYGGGAVMSVPAHDERDFEFASKFNLNIKQIIKSDTLPYCEKNGVYINSELINGLEYEEAREKIISKFEKEGWGNRVTNYKLRDWGISRQRYWGAPIPMIHCKKCGVVPENISNLPVKLPDDVVITGEGNPLDKHSEFKNCKCPKCGGDATRETDTMDTFFESSWYFARFASDEKTWEDVAFDKKSVDYWMNVDQYIGGIEHAILHLLYARFFQKALRDLGYLRDCEPFDSLLTQGMVLKDGSKMSKSKGNTVDPDDIINKFGADTARLFILFAAPPQKELEWNDSAVEGAFKFINRLYDRSDNAYKTENIPQINHSNLNKDEKYARLKVYEALKKSTDVFENSFAFNTLIAACMEALNGLNAQDNKDVWTEGYFIILNLLEPIIPHACYELSNELFGLKNFTKLSLKDEVFVKDSLSLAITINGKRRAEIEVSAFESDDKILEIAKKEVSKWIDGKEILKEIYVPNKLINLVIKG; from the coding sequence ATGGAATATAGTGCGAAAAATATCGAATACAAATGGCAACAAATTTGGAAAAAAGATGGTTATAGTGAGCCAAAAGATGACTACTCTTTACCAAAAAAATATATTCTTTCTATGTTTCCATATCCAAGCGGTAGGCTTCATATGGGTCATGTGAGAAACTATAGTATAGGAGACGCTCTTTCTCGCTACTATAGAAATAGAGGCTATAATGTTTTACAGCCAATAGGATTTGATAGCTTTGGTATGCCAGCAGAAAATGCAGCTATAAAGCATAAAATTCACCCTAAAATTTGGACTTATGATAATATAGATTATATGACAAAAGAGCTTGATGCTCTAGGTTTTAGTTTTTCTAAAAAGAGACTTTTTGCGACTAGTGATCCTTTATATACCAGATGGGAGCAGGAATTTTTTATTAAAATGTATGAAAAAGGACTTGTATATAGAAAATCAGCCGTGGTAAATTGGTGTGAAAATGATCAAACTGTTTTAGCCAATGAACAAGTAGAAGACGGAAAATGCTGGAGATGTGGTCACGAAGTTGTACAAAAAGAGATGCCTGGATACTATCTAAAAATCACAGACTACGCAAATGAGTTACTAGAGTGTTTAAAAGATTTAGAAGGTAAATGGCCAAATCAAGTTTTAACTATGCAAGAAAACTGGATAGGTAAAAGTTATGGGCTTGAGTTTGAGTTTAAATTTGATAGTGCCAGTAAAGTTTTGCTTGATGGTATGGAGGGATTTAAAGTCTTTACGACTCGTCCTGATACTATATACGGCGTTAGTTACGCTGCTATCGCTCCTGAGCATATAGTTGTAAAAAAGTTGCTTGAAAAAAATATACTTGATGAGCAAACGTCTGATAAGTTAAAATTTATATTAAATCAAAGTCCAAAACAGAGACAATCTAGCGATAAAGACGGTCTTAGTTTGGGATTAAACGTAATTCATCCACTAACTAACGAACTAGTGCCTGTTTGGTGCGCAAATTTTGTACTTGCAGAGTATGGTGGTGGAGCTGTTATGTCTGTTCCTGCTCATGATGAGAGGGATTTTGAGTTTGCTAGCAAATTTAATCTAAATATCAAGCAAATTATAAAATCAGACACGCTTCCATACTGCGAAAAAAACGGAGTTTATATAAACTCAGAGCTTATAAACGGACTTGAATACGAAGAAGCTAGAGAGAAGATAATCTCCAAATTTGAAAAAGAGGGTTGGGGAAATAGAGTTACAAATTATAAACTACGTGACTGGGGAATTTCACGTCAAAGGTACTGGGGAGCTCCTATACCGATGATACACTGTAAAAAATGCGGCGTAGTACCTGAAAATATATCAAATCTTCCTGTTAAATTGCCTGATGATGTTGTTATAACTGGTGAGGGAAATCCTCTTGACAAGCATAGCGAGTTTAAAAATTGCAAATGCCCAAAATGCGGCGGCGATGCTACAAGAGAAACAGATACTATGGATACGTTTTTTGAGAGTTCGTGGTATTTTGCAAGGTTTGCAAGTGATGAAAAAACATGGGAAGATGTAGCTTTTGACAAAAAAAGCGTTGATTACTGGATGAACGTTGATCAGTATATCGGGGGAATCGAACACGCTATTTTGCATCTTTTATATGCTAGATTTTTTCAAAAAGCTTTGAGAGATCTTGGGTATTTAAGGGATTGCGAACCATTTGATAGTCTTTTAACTCAAGGAATGGTGCTAAAAGACGGTTCTAAAATGAGTAAAAGCAAAGGAAATACCGTAGATCCAGATGATATTATAAATAAATTTGGAGCTGATACCGCAAGGTTATTTATACTTTTTGCAGCGCCTCCTCAAAAAGAGCTTGAGTGGAATGATAGCGCAGTAGAAGGAGCATTTAAATTTATAAATAGACTTTATGATAGAAGCGATAATGCTTATAAAACTGAAAATATACCACAAATCAACCATTCAAATTTAAATAAAGATGAGAAATATGCAAGGCTAAAAGTCTATGAAGCTCTTAAAAAATCAACCGATGTTTTTGAAAACAGCTTTGCTTTTAACACGCTTATAGCAGCTTGTATGGAGGCTTTAAACGGTTTAAATGCTCAAGATAATAAAGATGTATGGACTGAGGGTTATTTTATTATTTTAAATTTACTTGAGCCTATCATTCCTCATGCTTGTTATGAACTTAGTAATGAGTTATTTGGTCTAAAAAACTTTACAAAATTAAGTTTAAAAGATGAAGTTTTTGTAAAAGATAGCTTAAGCTTAGCCATAACTATAAATGGTAAGCGTCGTGCAGAAATAGAGGTTTCGGCTTTTGAAAGTGATGATAAAATTTTAGAGATAGCCAAAAAAGAGGTTTCTAAATGGATAGATGGTAAAGAGATATTAAAAGAGATATATGTGCCTAATAAGCTTATAAATTTAGTTATAAAGGGCTAG
- a CDS encoding putative lipooligosaccharide transport system, OM component (LptE family) (Pfam match to PF04390.8 LptE), producing the protein MKTLLNLIVVLFFMGCGYKPVSVITADVLDESVWVDVIMSKTDPENTVAIKDSVREAMIKRLGRNLTTKEEANSIIIASIKSLTFNAILYDQFGYVTAYKTNLIVDYKVKLKNGDIKYITTSGDYDFRITKRINNTRFTDSVISDKDRFEAIKNASLQSFDEFISRLAIEGLRDGKYSK; encoded by the coding sequence ATGAAGACGCTTTTAAATTTGATAGTCGTTCTATTTTTTATGGGATGTGGTTATAAACCAGTTTCTGTTATAACCGCAGATGTTTTAGATGAGTCTGTTTGGGTAGATGTGATAATGAGTAAAACAGATCCTGAAAATACAGTTGCTATCAAAGACAGCGTAAGAGAAGCTATGATAAAAAGGCTTGGTAGAAATTTAACTACAAAAGAAGAAGCCAATAGCATCATTATAGCCAGTATAAAATCACTTACTTTTAATGCGATTTTATATGATCAGTTTGGTTATGTTACTGCTTATAAAACAAATTTGATTGTTGATTATAAAGTGAAGCTAAAAAATGGAGATATAAAATATATAACTACAAGCGGGGACTATGATTTTAGGATTACAAAACGTATAAATAATACTAGATTTACAGATAGCGTTATAAGTGACAAGGATAGATTTGAGGCGATCAAAAACGCGTCTTTACAGTCGTTTGATGAGTTTATTTCTAGGTTAGCTATTGAAGGTTTAAGAGATGGCAAGTATAGTAAGTGA
- a CDS encoding diguanylate cyclase (Pfam match to PF00990.17 GGDEF), translating to MASIVSEVIKDVILEANSKKIVLTPDNYHMLFCEAAKRKGVSVEDCKKLEKYISKLDKVYQDELKKMNVRNLDELFAFISSRLNRINPSDFTKLTQAFTLLTKRILQSISLLHNKQARNLANISVQTIDKKISVENINIIKDKWFNFLSDYNDDYLKKLEQYGIKNSDDLENIVSKLLNAKFIPSSDDRDYTKLAELMIAALVPSIASSMNDELAAISDEIRAKPELLQSEGMQSDIKKFILKRVDLDKGEVKQKIIILDRILDDINERIKYFISRVAQNEDGISSIKNDLNNIKSNDDYIIVKEKLLHVSNSFEFEIKDFLAKLVEDKKVISELKARVKELEDMLLRAKEEISSDYLTNVGTKRAFEIELANIEDVYKRYKIDYSICFFDIDHFKIVNDNYGHEAGDTILSTVGKILKKQSRDIDFVGRYGGEEFVVIMPETSRDNAILFAKNILSNISNFKFLYKGEDIDITISCGVASRKDSKSDRDTLEKADSHLYEAKNSGRNCVRPTV from the coding sequence ATGGCAAGTATAGTAAGTGAAGTTATAAAAGATGTTATTTTAGAGGCAAATTCAAAAAAGATAGTTCTAACTCCAGATAATTATCATATGCTTTTTTGTGAAGCGGCTAAAAGAAAAGGCGTATCGGTAGAAGACTGTAAAAAACTAGAAAAATATATTTCAAAGCTTGACAAAGTTTATCAAGATGAGCTAAAAAAGATGAATGTAAGAAATCTGGATGAACTTTTTGCATTTATCAGCTCACGACTAAATCGTATAAATCCAAGCGATTTTACTAAACTTACTCAAGCTTTTACTCTGCTTACAAAGCGCATTTTACAAAGTATAAGCTTACTTCATAACAAACAAGCAAGAAATTTAGCAAATATAAGCGTACAGACTATCGATAAAAAAATTAGCGTAGAAAATATCAATATTATAAAAGATAAGTGGTTTAACTTTTTAAGCGACTACAATGATGATTATCTAAAAAAATTAGAGCAGTACGGTATAAAAAATAGCGATGATTTAGAAAATATTGTAAGCAAACTTTTGAATGCTAAATTTATTCCAAGCAGTGATGATAGAGACTACACAAAACTTGCTGAACTTATGATAGCTGCTTTAGTTCCTTCGATAGCTTCTAGTATGAATGATGAATTAGCAGCTATAAGTGATGAGATAAGAGCCAAACCAGAGCTTTTGCAAAGCGAGGGTATGCAAAGTGATATCAAAAAATTTATTTTGAAAAGAGTTGATTTAGATAAAGGTGAAGTGAAGCAAAAAATTATCATTTTAGATAGAATTTTAGATGATATCAATGAACGAATAAAGTATTTTATATCTAGAGTTGCGCAAAATGAAGATGGCATAAGTAGTATAAAAAATGATTTAAATAATATTAAATCCAATGATGACTATATCATTGTTAAAGAGAAACTTTTACATGTATCGAATTCTTTTGAATTTGAGATAAAAGATTTTTTAGCTAAACTTGTGGAGGATAAAAAAGTTATCTCTGAGTTAAAAGCTAGAGTAAAAGAGCTAGAAGATATGCTTTTGCGAGCAAAAGAAGAGATAAGTAGCGATTATCTTACAAATGTAGGAACAAAAAGAGCTTTTGAAATTGAGTTGGCAAATATAGAAGATGTATATAAAAGATATAAAATAGACTACTCGATATGCTTTTTTGATATAGATCATTTTAAAATAGTAAATGATAATTATGGTCATGAAGCAGGTGACACTATCTTATCTACTGTTGGCAAAATACTCAAAAAACAGTCAAGAGATATCGATTTTGTGGGTAGATATGGAGGAGAAGAGTTTGTGGTTATTATGCCAGAAACATCAAGAGATAATGCGATTTTGTTTGCAAAAAATATCTTATCAAATATATCAAATTTTAAGTTTTTGTATAAAGGCGAAGATATAGATATAACAATTAGCTGTGGAGTAGCTTCAAGAAAAGATAGTAAAAGTGACAGAGATACACTTGAAAAGGCAGACTCTCATCTATATGAAGCTAAAAATAGCGGTAGAAATTGCGTAAGGCCAACTGTTTAA